ACCATGAAGTTCATGAGCATCCATTATACTCAGACTCCATATTGTTTTGCACACTGACTGACTAGTGTAAGGTGGGCAGGGTTTCCCCTCCTGACTCCACAGCCCTCTATGCTCACCCACCCCCAGCATCCGGATGAGAGCACAAAGGCTGCCTGTGATATAGATAAGTACCTCTGTCTCCAGGGAACAATGAACTCTAACGGTCTGTTTTAACAAGCTAAAAAACACAAGTTGTCTTTAATGTGCGATTTTTCTTCCAGGCGGTCTTGCTAAGGAATGGATGTGGCTTTGAGCAGGTGACACGTACAACCAGATATGATGTAATGCACACGTTTCTGTAAGCAATCATGTGAATTGAAACAACTCCAGACTGTGGTGAACATAAATGGAGATTTCCTCACAGACAAAAGCACATGGAAGTGCACAGTTTACAGTTTAAGTTAATATCAGCACTTTAATAACTGTGTGTCATCTCTTCATATTTATAGAGGATGTTAAAAAGTAACAGGTCtcaaaaattaaattatatttaaacatactgtatatgtaatcataaataaatatgcacagattATCACCACTAACCAGCTCAAAAGGTCTTAGATACAATTGGTGCAGATAAACTAGTAACACTGACTTCCTTATCAGAAAgtaggttttgtttaaaaagtgGTTAAGATGCTTGTTCAATTGAAGTTTGGCTATCTGTGCTTTAAACAGTAAACTTTCAGCAATAGTCCTTCTGTTCTCATTTAGTATTCACctataagtgtttattaaacataGTGTTACATTACGAACATACTGAGAAACAGTGTGTATTATGTATTGGGTTCAAATAAGCACTGGTTGCTGGCATGCAGGCAGATCATGCTAGATCAACGTGCACGCATGTTTATTGCATCAAGCCCTGTGTCTACCCAATTAAGgggcaaaacacacacagtgatATTACACCAAAACAGTACAGTGCtacagaggaggaggaggaggaacagATAAGGAAACAGTGTTGAAATCTTTGAACCTTGCATAGAGGAAGGTCAACCCCGTCTCAATGGCCACAACTCTGCCTACAGAGACACAATAGAGGGGGAGGGGACAACTGGACACAAAGCGACAACATATCCACCCATTTTGCCCACCATAACTTTATTTAGTTCTGGATGAGATTTATCTCCAGCAGTACATTTAATATAGGCCTACTTTTTTCTGGCATTTAAGGagacactaaactaaactgagACATACAATACAAATGACATTGGCATTTGTTTCCAtgccaaaacatttaaaaacaacaaaggcAGCACTTTTGCTCAGAGAAAAACAAAGATCCTGGTATTCATCTGACATGGATTTAAAACGAGGCAATTTTTCAAGCTGGCTGTTGATACGTTGCATCAGCTCAAAAGGAATCGGCTTCCAAAAACGGGCAGCAAATGAGCTTTTGCTGCCCTCAGGTGGCACAGAATGAAACTTACAATAGAAAGATTGATCGCGACCCATGAAAAGCAACTTTTCgtcatttttaacaatttgttGCAAATTTCATTGTAGCTACCAAAATACTACCGAAGCAGTTGAAATACCCCCAACAACCGCGAAGCACATATCTGGGTACAAAAGGCTTGACCCATTTTGTGACAACATACCCCAACATCAAGTACAACATATAACACTAACGTCTTGACCAATACATAACTTGTGTAAAATACTCTTCGTGGGAAAACAGTTAGCCTTTTAGCTTAAAATCGACatttgctttatattttttgttttattgtgttcacACCCATTAATAAATATGATATTGGATTTTGTCCCtaatatttaacaaacaaaacatttaacctTCAAGTCCCTTGATTATCTGCCgaacttaaaaaaacatatcgAGTTAGAATCGGAATCTGAACTGAACAAGGTCAActtcacattttcataatttggcTTATTGATAATTAGTAGTTTCGGTGCGTGTGCCTGAAAATTGCCTGTTTAAAAAGCAGGCTTTGTTGAAGAAAGGAAACATTTAACTTCTTAAGAAACAAACgccaattattttttgtattggatttccccaaaaatgttttaaagattaTGGACTTTGAAAAGTATGCAAGAGTACAAAGGCCACGCCGTAACCGCAGCAAAAATACACTTTTGAGAAAACACAGATAGCCTATGTATATCAcgaaatatttaaaaaggcaCAGTTATCAGGAAGCAGTAATAAAACCATAGCATTACGTCAACTGTATGTTAATTTCATAAGGCACGCTATCAGCCACGTTAAAACGTGTACGCGATTAACGTTAGCTTGAAACAGAGCCCGTGTCGACGTTTATAAATAAGAAGGTAGTTCAATTTTAAATGTTACCAAGTCAATGTTATAACATCTGACAACAAGTAACTCGAGTAAAATTGAGTTTCTTTTGAAATAGTTTAGCTAACAACTTCACACGCACTTTCTTGTGCGATTCTCCACAGGCCTTTCATCTTAACATTGCCGCTTTGAATACGCTGAATTGCCTTTTATAAACTCGGTCGATAGGACAAAGCCTAATTGACAGGTGATTAGCATCACAACAAATTAGCATCACATGACCTCACATTACCAGATAATGAGTTCGTTTAAGATTAAGTTGTTTCTACTTAacatttttgcaaacaaacCAAATAAAATCTTTTACATTATACACAATACATTTAGTGTTTCTTAGACATCACAGTACATTCTTAggaatgtaaaaacaaattaaaaacttaAGTTATAAAgcttcattacatttttaagttaaatcaaattagctttatgagtcaattcAACTGACTTCAAAAATCTAGTTGTATTTTACATCTCGATTTTTTAaagtcagttcaatataattaagttcaattgactcataaagctaatttcatttaacttaaaaacttaAGGAAGCTGAAATtggtgatttttttacagtgggcTACTTTGAACACAACCAAATCTTTTTGATTTACCCCATATTTTAAATGCCAAAAAGAAATGCACTCCCTTTTTTataaccccccccccaaagaAGAAACACCATAATATATCTgatacaattaaaaatatatatttttgctacTGACCTTATTTTCGTGCATTGACTTTTCTCAAAAACAAGTAAAAGCAATGGGTACTAACATAAGCATTTATTAGTTAAGGATGCTTCAAATATATTCAAAGTTcggttttcaaaacaaagttcttCAATATTTATGTCCAATAGATAAAAACACTCAATAAACAGCTACATACAAGTGCAAATTTTCTGTCTCTGTtgtaatataaaacaacatGTGCCATAAAATACAGCTTAGAAAATCCAAAACTTTTGTATTACTTTAAGGCAATATTTTAAGGAGAAATCATAAcataaaaagaacaaatgagaaaattacaaagaactaatcaattctaataagttaaaaaaataatttagagAACTAATCCTTGTGTGCATAATTTCAGTTTGATGCATAGAAGTAGTTACACATGGCTTACGCGTTTCAGAATGTAAGTGTCTCAGCCACATCTGTGTCTTTGCATCGTTTTAGTTTCTCCATGTTCAGGCAGAGTTTATCCAGGAACCTTTGGAGCTCCTGGAGGTACAGGTAGTTAAAGGTGAACGGGAAAGCCGTTTCGGCTTTGTGCACCGGGGTCTCGTGGTTGGGAAGGGGACATCCGTGTGATATGGCTAGTCCCTCTAATGTGCTAAGGAGAGTTTCCAAGTCCACTTGAACCTGTCGCAGATGCTGGGATGGGGGAACTTGCAGCCTTATTTGCACGTATCTCAGGTGAACAATGACAGAAGTGAGACCGTCAATGGGCGTGTCAATGTCAGGACCAGGAAAGTAAATTTCAGGAGACATCCGGAAGTGCTGTGGAGACATTCAGTTACAGTTACACAGTTACAGTATCAAGTGCTGCTACACTGCTAACTGAGAAACTGAATAATTTTAAGCTTTTCTGCATCTGGTTAGTTTCCcttattaatgttaatattaaatgtaatattttattcaatacattttttcataaagTGCATTGATGTTGCTAATATATTGCAAATGAGTGTGAATTTCCTTACCTGTACTTTGCACTTAATACTGTATCTTACCCCAAAATAGCAATTTTTTATTCCACACTACATCAGTAGGATAATTCTACGCCAGAGCGACTCACAACTGTGATGTATTGTTGAAAATGCATGCATAATGTCATTGCTTATAGAGCTACTTTTGTAGAAATCAAGAACATTTACCtcatctttaatttttttaattctgttgATGGTGGTTCGAGCCATGATCCGGATCATGTCCAGCGTTGCTGTGGGTCGGCTCACAGTGAGGACCACAAGGGCTGCCATTAAGATTGAGCAAAAGATCAGTGACGAGTGCATCTTTCTGCAAAAGAACAAGTCATATTGAATGTGAAATGAATGCTTTGTTTTGAAATCATTTGTATTGTCATGTTtggaaaaataaagtttttaagttTATGTTAGTTAAATCCAAACCTTTTCAAACTTGAAAAGTTGAaacaaaactgaattgaataCATACAGTAGTAAAACAGTTGAGTGCATTGTAATAAAAAATCAAGTAACAAAGATGTCAACAATTCATTTCAGTCTCAGATACATGTCATGTGATGTTATGTCTATGCACATATGAGCGTGTGTGAAAAAGTGAGTGCTTACCTCTGGTGTGTTGATGTGCACAATGAGAAACTCAAGCAGGAATCTTCCTTTTATTGTAGTACGTGATTGACTCATTGCTCTGGTGAATCACCCTCCGCTGGTCTAGTCTGGTTCTCATGTTCACCATGAGATCAAATGCTGTGGAAGTCCCGTTCCATACCTTCTGGTCCAAAAAGTATCCATTGGCTCCAGGTAAGgccatatataaatataatattcttTGGTGTCAAGCAGATTTGGACTGAATATCTTGCTGGATGTAATGTGTCTGAGACCCATAAATCAAAATTCTCTAAGgacacacaaaacaatgttgttAGGCAAGCAATACGTAGGCAGTGCCGTAGGCTGATCTAGCATGGAATATTGTAATAGCATGTCTTACAGTTTAAGGTAAAACTAGTTATTAATTTATaaactaatttatttttattaataaataaagccaaggtaaattgtattatttttataaaatggcTTTGAATGTGAAATAGTCTTCATGTGTGCTGTTCTGCTTGCTTTATaacttgttttataaaataataaattgatGTTATTATGTCAAACAGATTATTATCATATTATTTGAATCAGGTATGCT
The nucleotide sequence above comes from Triplophysa rosa linkage group LG24, Trosa_1v2, whole genome shotgun sequence. Encoded proteins:
- the lepb gene encoding leptin b, whose amino-acid sequence is MHSSLIFCSILMAALVVLTVSRPTATLDMIRIMARTTINRIKKIKDEHFRMSPEIYFPGPDIDTPIDGLTSVIVHLRYVQIRLQVPPSQHLRQVQVDLETLLSTLEGLAISHGCPLPNHETPVHKAETAFPFTFNYLYLQELQRFLDKLCLNMEKLKRCKDTDVAETLTF